One genomic segment of Pleurodeles waltl isolate 20211129_DDA chromosome 11, aPleWal1.hap1.20221129, whole genome shotgun sequence includes these proteins:
- the LIF gene encoding leukemia inhibitory factor: MLNVSANLLFQTYVSYQKFSPEDMHVLCNPHSTDFPTFNASRANHRERVVQLFQIFAYLKSTLGNITQEQTILNSNAQDLLDLLGNTTAIIKAVISNLTCRLCNHFHVTSVDIYYGKPARQIFDQKKKGCRVLHKYTQFISEVADLQTHLYRLGHRLSY, encoded by the exons ATGCTCAATGTGTCGGCGAATCTTCTCTTCCAGACCTAC GTTTCCTATCAAAAGTTCAGCCCCGAAGATATGCATGTCCTCTGCAATCCACACAGCACTGACTTTCCTACCTTCAATGCCAGTCGGGCCAACCACAGAGAGAGAGTTGTGCAACTCTTCCAAATTTTTGCCTACCTGAAGTCGACGCTTGGCAACATCACCCAAGAGCAGACAATACTTAATTCAAATGCTCAAGATCTGCTTGACCTGCTGGGTAACACCACTGCCATCATCAAGGCAGTCATCTCAAACCTGACTTGCCGTCTCTGCAACCATTTTCATGTGACCTCAGTGGATATATACTATGGAAAGCCGGCTCGCCAAATTTTTGATCAGAAGAAAAAAGGCTGTAGAGTATTGCATAAGTACACACAATTTATATCTGAAGTGGCTGATCTTCAGACACACTTATATCGACTTGGTCACAGATTAAGCTACTGA